The nucleotide sequence AAATCTAATAATACTCCTGACATCTCTTCAGGCAATATCCAGCTTATTTCGATAAAGTTATTTAGATCAGGCTGATATGCAATTCTGTATTCAATAGTTTCTGAAATAAAGATATTTCCAAATCGATAATCTTTATAAGAACTAAGGGTTCCCGCAAAATTATTTTCCGGAAGAATTAATTTAGATTCAAATGCACCTGGTGGCGGGAAGGGAGGCAAATCTGCTTCGCCAAGATGTTGGTCAATCCCGTCTGTTGCAGTCGGATCAATACCAAATAAATGGGTCCGATACTGGCTTCCACTATAAACAATGATCGTTCCTTCTGACAATGGATCAGCAAGTTGATTCGTTACATATAATTCAGCAGGTGAACCTGATGCGTTGTGAAAAAATTCAATCGTCCCGGTTTGAACTCCCGGAGAATTATTTAATGTTACGTAAAATATTTTTATCGTGCCAGGAGAAATATATATTGGTAAAGAATTTGGTGTAACTGTATAATTGTTATTTGATGAAACTATCCCGTTGATGATTAACGAATCTGAAGTTCCCAGATTTTTTATTATTACTTGTTTAGTCATCGGGTGCGAACTAAAATATAAACCCAGCGGATCCATATGAAACTGAGCATAATTGTAAACCGATGAGACGTTCAGAAACGCAGGGGATCCGGGTGCATTATGAATTATTTCAATTATACCTTGCTGTAATGTATCGGCAGAAGTGTAAGTAACATAGAACTGCTGCTGTGAAAGAGGTTCAATTGCAATCGGAAATGAATTTGGGTAAACACTAAAATAGTTGTTATTGGATGAGATATAATTAATATAAAGTGTGTTTTCTCCTCCTGCATTAAAAATAGTAAAAGGCAGACTATTTGCTACTCCAATAGTATCTTGTATAAATAGCAATGAAGTTGTGGACATTGAAAAAAATGGTCCTGGTGGAATTCCAGCAGGAGCGGAAACAGTCAGGGAGGCAGGTGATCCACAGCCATTGTGTGTAAACTGAATTGTGCCTTCTTCAGCAATTACATCTGACGTATTTGTGATAAGGAAAACCTGTGAATCCTGTGGGGCAAGGTAAATCGGAAGTGAATTTGGAGCGATTGTAAAATGGCTGTTTGAGGAGACGATATTTGTTATACTTAAAGTATCTTCCAAGCCTATATTAGTTACTGTAACTGGTAGAGTAGTATCATTTCCAACTATCATCTGAGGAAAAATTAAATTCTGAGTAGAAATACCAAAGATAGGATCACTAGGAAAACCGCCTATACAATTATATTGCATTTTTATTATTGCTTTCGTACCGAAAGCAGTATAGCTTCCCGGTATTGTTGCAACTCCTTGCCCGGTAAGCGGACCCAGATTTAATAGTGTACCCGTTATATTGTCAACAATCCTCATAATGGCACCTGGGGGAATATTATAAGTAATATTTAAAGGTTGACCCGGTGTTGCGACTTGCCACCATAAAGTATGTTGAATCATTCCAGTAAACGGATATGCTGGTGGATTTCCCGGAGCTCTGTAATCTTTCATAGATGATATGTATGGACATCCATAGGGAGCCAAATCAAAACAAGCAAACAAACACCCGCAAGGCGGAATAGGGGGGAGATCAGACTCTCCAAGTTGTGGGTCAATACAATTTGTTGCAGTTAAATCCAATCCAATCGCAAGTGGTATGTTATCTGTACCATCTGAAACTATTAATGGAATATCTACATCCACCTGTCCACTAATTCTTACTATTAATAGTATTGTAAAAGAAAAAGTGATAAATATTTTTTTCATTTTTCCCTCCTGATTAAATTACTTTGTCAAAATCATTTTCTTTGTCTGAATGAATGAACCCGCCTGAAGTTTATACAAATACATTCCCGACGCAAGTGATGATGCATCAAACTCAACTTCATAAACTCCAGACTGCTTTTCTTCGTTAACAAGTGTTACGATTTCATTCCCAAGAATATCATAAATTTTTAGTGTCACTAGTACATTGTCATTCCGGGCTTGACCCGGAATCTCAAATCGTATTACCGTGTTCGGATTAAAAGGATTAGGGTAGTTCTGAAATAACACAAATTCCTTTGGAGTAAAATCAACTTCCACTTCTATTTCGTTTGAGCCTGCCTGTCCGATAGGCAGGTATTCAAAAATTCCATCAAAATCAATTTGCTTGAGGTGGTATTTGTAAGTTCCAGTTGTTACATTTTCATCAGTGAATGAATAAGCCTTTGGTTCAGTAGTAGTTCCAAATCCCGGGACAAAACCAATCGCTTCCCACTCGTTGTCATTCTGAGCGAAGCGAAGAATCTCAAAACCAGAGTTGTTCGTTTCCGTTGCGGTTGTCCAATTAAGCTGAACTTTCGTATTGACAAAAGAATAATTGAATGATATCAATTCGATTGGATTATATTCATTATAATGGATTATTAAATTGAGTTTGCTGAATACAAGTGGGTTAACAACAACATAACTTCCGGAATCTGCAATTGCAACATTTATAAAGGATCCGTTAATTATGTCACGTAAAAAACCTGTCACTCCTGGTGGCAAAAACCAAAATATTTCTATACCATAACTATTATATGGCTGGTAGGAGAATTTGTAATCTACTTGACCACTAAATAAATTATTCCCATATCTGTAATCTTTCACTGTGTTATATTCCCAAAAATAATTTTCAGGGAGAATAAATCTTGCATCAATACCACCTGCTGGAGGTAATGGCGGAATCTCAAATTCTTCAAGTATTTCATCCAAACCATCGGTTGCAATTGTGTCTAAGCCAAATGATAACGGCAGAGTAACCGGACCACTTTTAATCTCAAGCATTCCTTCAGTCAGCGGTGTTAAAGGCTGATTCGAAACGAACATCGAAATGGGTGAACCAGAGAAATTATGAAAAAACTCGATATTTCCTAATTGGAATCCTGATGCATAATTAAAAGTTATATCAAACCACTTTTCTGATAATGGTAAAACGATAATGGGAAAATTGGTCGGTGATACATAATAGTTGCTATTTGAAGAGATTATGTTACTGATAACCAATGTATCTGTTGAACTATGATTTAATATTTTGGCAGGTTTAGTATAAAATGTTCCGGTAAATTGTAACGACGAGGGGTGAATAAAAATTTGTGAACTATCCGCAATTGGCATTGCCCCGAGTTTTGCAATTATAAATATAACTGATAGATTAAATAATAATTTTTTCATTTTTCCCTCCAAATAAAAAATCTTGTAGTTAACCGAAGAGCCCTGTTGGGTGTTGTGGTTTTTTTTCTCCCTAGGAAGTTGTAGTCTAAGCGAAGTATAGGAAGAAATTCAGAAACAATTTTTATTCTCATTCATCGGATCATTTTTATTCACCGGAAACATCGATCAGAACTTTTCCTTTTTTATTACCTTAAATTTAATCTATTAAAATTGAGAAGCAAGTTGTCATTTTGCTAAGTTTACTTGTCAACTACGAAGTATTAGTATTCCATAATTGAATTTTTACAGACATTTTAATTAAAAAGCATAGTTGCTTATCACATTGTACTTAGGCTTTAATTGTGCTTTAACATTATATACTACTCATAAAAAAGGCGATCCGAAGACCGCCTGAACTTGAACCGGTTAGTCGCTTAAAATTATTTGAGCAGAAGCATCTTTTTTACGGAAACAAATTTATCTGTTCTTAATTCATATATATACATTCCTGTTGCCACTCCACTTGCATTCCAGTTGTACTGATATTTTCCGGCTTGCAGTGATGTGTTTACAAGTTCTGCTACCTTTTCTCCCAATGCATTGTAGATACTGAGTTTTACATTTGCCATCTCCGGCAACGAGAACTCGATCATAGTGCTTGGGTTGAATGGATTCGGATAGTTCTGTTCAAGTGAATATACTGTCGGTAACAGTTCTCCCGATACCATCAGTTTCTCTATCGTTGTTTCACTGATTTCTATTGATTCTCCATCCTTCAGATTTTCATTCAGCTTCTTGCCGCTCTCATCCATCAACCTGATATCCATTCCTTCTACTCTTACTGTTAATGGATATACTACTCCGCTCATCTCAATCGTCTTCACTGAGCTGCTCAGGTCTTCGGCTATTCTTCCACTCGTGTATCTGAAGTCATACATTCCTGCTGGTGGTGCTGGTGGTAATTCATACTGACTTAAGTCAACCTGTCCATTTACTGCATACAGTGTGTAGCTCACTCCTGCTGCATCTGTCAGTATTATTCTTCCCCAACTATCAGGGAAGTATTCTACTGGTTTGCTGTCTTTAGCAAACGATTCTGGTATGATTATCTGTCCTGCGCCTGTCAACTTTATCCAGTAACCAAATCCCGGATCAAGTGTCGTTGCTACAGAATATCCACCTGAATATTTGTAGATCGGACCACTCTGTAGTCCTGGTGGATTTGTTGATACGTTCGCTGCTGTTACAATCAATTCATATCCACCGATCATATTCCAACCGATAGCTCCTGTTAATGGTGTGTGTGCAACTACTTGCAATCCGCCTGCTGGCCATTCATCTCCTGTATTATAAGTCTGAGCTCCGTTATTTTTCATCCAGTATCCTACTCCAGGTGTTGCTGTGGTTACTGTTTGATAACCAGCATTATATTTATAAACATCTCCAACTCTGCCTGGCCACCAATTTGCTACTCCCATTCCATCAGGATTTGTTCCTGGTACTGATACCATATTCCAGCCATCAGATACATTAACAGATAATTGAAATGTTGATGATGTACTAACATTACCTCTGATTATCATACCATCAGTTCCCACTGCCCAAACTTTCGTACCTGCAAAACGAATATCTCTAATTGATTGGGAGGTACCAAGATACAGTTGAGCAGCTAACCAATTATTTCCGCCATCTGTGGTATAATATGCAACTCCGCTGCCACCTCCAATTATACCAAAGTCATTATTGATAAAACGAATTGTGTAAAGAGTAGCTGTGCTTGGCATTTGTATCTCGTCGAAGCTGCTGCCGCCGTTTGTTGTTTTATATAATCTTCCTGAACTGCCTGAGATGTAACCATTATTTGCATCGAAGAAGTGCATTGAGTATAAGGTAATTGTTCCAAGCGTTGTTATCTGCGTGAAAGAGACACCTCCGTTAGTTGATTTACTAACCCTGTTCCCACCACCACAAAGATAGATAGTTAAAGAATCGACAATAAAAATTTCATAACCAGCTGCATTTCCCCAGCCAGCCGAAACAGGTGCCCAATTAGCTCCGCCATTTGTAGTTCTTGCAACTTGACCACTGCCATACATTGCAAAACCAAGATTTTCATTGTAGAATTTTATATCGTATATATTACTTGATGAGGTACCAGTTCCCGTGTTTAACTGAACCCAATCGATCCCGCCATTTGTGGTTTTGTACACTCCTGTTGGACCTAACGAGCCAACATAACCAACATTTTCATTCACGAAGAATACTGAATAGGTTCGATACCCCGGATCGAATGAAAGATTTG is from Ignavibacteriota bacterium and encodes:
- a CDS encoding T9SS type A sorting domain-containing protein, which gives rise to MKKFYFLLFIMIAISLNSYAQNFDWEWQNPTPTGADHNDAIILSPTKFMLFGNGSAVTVSTDAGTTWSISYIDSLARDIYDVIFSDQNIGYAVGTGGLIMKTTDGGTSWVEQNSGVTVTLWDVDFINTNVGYAVGNSGNILKTTDGGSNWTLSTNGTTAIYKVHYVNDTLIFLGSASSTTGRLLRSTNAGSTWENITANITGLDGTVRGIHFFDADTGWISNSTGKIYKTTDGGATGAIIYNIGSTTATIYEVKFIDAEIGYALTTAGRVLKTTNGGANWELTQTSSTENLYGLGILGVNSEGTTPVLIGGDIGQIVLSVDDGVSWQTKNISATNEILHRLSFPSETTGFVVGGSITTGNSFGDILKTTDSGVTWTNLSFDPGYRTYSVFFVNENVGYVGSLGPTGVYKTTNGGIDWVQLNTGTGTSSSNIYDIKFYNENLGFAMYGSGQVARTTNGGANWAPVSAGWGNAAGYEIFIVDSLTIYLCGGGNRVSKSTNGGVSFTQITTLGTITLYSMHFFDANNGYISGSSGRLYKTTNGGSSFDEIQMPSTATLYTIRFINNDFGIIGGGSGVAYYTTDGGNNWLAAQLYLGTSQSIRDIRFAGTKVWAVGTDGMIIRGNVSTSSTFQLSVNVSDGWNMVSVPGTNPDGMGVANWWPGRVGDVYKYNAGYQTVTTATPGVGYWMKNNGAQTYNTGDEWPAGGLQVVAHTPLTGAIGWNMIGGYELIVTAANVSTNPPGLQSGPIYKYSGGYSVATTLDPGFGYWIKLTGAGQIIIPESFAKDSKPVEYFPDSWGRIILTDAAGVSYTLYAVNGQVDLSQYELPPAPPAGMYDFRYTSGRIAEDLSSSVKTIEMSGVVYPLTVRVEGMDIRLMDESGKKLNENLKDGESIEISETTIEKLMVSGELLPTVYSLEQNYPNPFNPSTMIEFSLPEMANVKLSIYNALGEKVAELVNTSLQAGKYQYNWNASGVATGMYIYELRTDKFVSVKKMLLLK
- a CDS encoding T9SS type A sorting domain-containing protein, translated to MLEIKSGPVTLPLSFGLDTIATDGLDEILEEFEIPPLPPAGGIDARFILPENYFWEYNTVKDYRYGNNLFSGQVDYKFSYQPYNSYGIEIFWFLPPGVTGFLRDIINGSFINVAIADSGSYVVVNPLVFSKLNLIIHYNEYNPIELISFNYSFVNTKVQLNWTTATETNNSGFEILRFAQNDNEWEAIGFVPGFGTTTEPKAYSFTDENVTTGTYKYHLKQIDFDGIFEYLPIGQAGSNEIEVEVDFTPKEFVLFQNYPNPFNPNTVIRFEIPGQARNDNVLVTLKIYDILGNEIVTLVNEEKQSGVYEVEFDASSLASGMYLYKLQAGSFIQTKKMILTK